In Bacillus weihaiensis, the genomic stretch AACTGATATGTTATAACCTAGAAGCTATTACCAGTATAGATTCTTTTCATTTCTGACATGTTATGAATAGGGCTGCTGGAAAATCAGCTTTAATCTATCAAATAGTAAGGAGTGTTTAGATTGGCTAGAAGTAGCAATAAATTACTAGTACCAGGTATTGAACAAGCACTTGATCAAGTTAAATATGAAATTGCCCAAGAATTTGGGGTTCAATTAGGTTCAGATACAGTAGCACGTTCTAACGGTTCAGTAGGTGGAGAAATCACAAAACGCTTAGTGGCTCAAGCACAGTCGCAATTAAACAGCCAGAAAACAGAATAGGTACTTCCTCTACATGTACTTCATTTCTAAGAGGCTGAGTACCTTTTTGTTCATTTGGAAGGAACGGACACAGCTAAGATAGTTACTAATTAATAAAAGGCTGATACGCATGCGTACCAGCCTTTTATTAGTCGTTACGATTACGATTATATTTTTCTTGTTTCTTTTCTATTTGTTCCTGTTGTTTTTCTAGCTTTTTTTGTATTGTCTTTTGCTTCTTTTCTACCTGATCCTCCCTTTTTTTTATCTGCCTCTCTTGTTTACGTTGGTTTTTCATTTCTTTTTTCTGTTGTTTTTCTTGTTTTACTTCATCTTTTTCTTGTAGCTTTTCTATTTTTATTATGGTCTTATTTTCTGACTTATTCTGTATACTACCCTTAGCATCTTGTAATTGTTTCTTTGTATCATTTAACTTTTCCTTCGCACTATTTTCCCAATCTGATTTCGTGTCTGGATCAATAGTAGTCGGTGTTTTCTCAATTAAGTTGGTCGAAGGTGTTTTCGGTACGAGTACCTCATCAGTCTGACCTTCATCCTTTTCATCTAAAATTGGTTGTGTTTTTTCATCTGATTCTGACTCTTCTTCTTTTTTCAACTCTAAGTATTTTCCAGTTGATATTCCTTGTCGCTTAGCTTTATCACGAGTTTCATCAGTTGCTTCTATCGTTTTCACAACCATTTCATCTTTCTCATAGGAATCGCGGATTTGATTTAAATCCTCTTCTAGTTTACTTTCAACTTGTTCATCCTCTTTTTTCATAACCGTTGCAATCACAATTTCTTTACCTGGATATACATAGCCTTCACGTTTGGATTCTGTAATAATTTGATTCACTACTTCTTTAAAAGGCTTCTGTTTCCATTCTGTTAGCTCGGTTACAAGCTTAATCGCTTCCTCGTTTATCGGTTCAAGCTCAATCACATTTAAATGATCATCAATTTCGATTTCAAAGCTAGGGTTAATATCAATTGACATATATGCATATACTTTATCTTGGGTGAAAAATGGTAAAAAGCTTATGAATAAAAACATAATAGCAAATGCAGATAAAGCACCAATTCTCACTTTTTTTAATTGGAATATGTCAGAGAGTTTTCTTTTAGCCTGATCTTCTCTTGTTCCTGCTTCTTCCTGTTCTGATAGGTGAGGCAAAAAAGAAATTTCCTCACCCAATTCATACAATTCATTCGTATTTTTTGCTTTTAAAAATTGCCCATCTGGGGTAAGCAATGTTACAAAGTCATCATTTTTTTCTACGACGACCCCTCTCTTCATGAATGTAGCACCCCTTTAATATAGTCTTTTAAATAGACGAAATCTCCCGAAAGTATGATGGCCATAGCAATGATGTATTTTCTATTTCTTTCAATTGTTTTTCGACTTACTTCTACCTTTGTTTCTAACTGTTTTACAGGTAGTTGTTTCTTCGTGTAAAGAAAGTTTTTCAACTCTTCATCTTCAATAAGCTGTGTAGCTACTAACAAAGCATTTTGTCTAGCATCATGATGTTTAGGTGATTGATCCACGATTTCAGAAAAGCTAAGTTGAAATTCCTTAAGAAGCTGCTGAAAATATACGATTTCTTCTCTTCGTTGTTCTTGCTCTACTTTTCGTTGATAATCTTCTATCGAGAGATCTGATTCAATTTTACTTTGTGATAATTCATTTTCTTCTTCTTCAGCTAGATCCATATGAACGGTATGAGGATAACGAGCCTCTTTACGGATATAATCGATAACCTTCCTTTTAATAACCAGCTCTGCGAAGGCAAGAAGAGAGCTTCCTTTATCTGTAGAATATTTCTCAATTGCATCATTAAAGGCAATTAACCCGATACTAAACTCATCGTCTTGTTCACTAATATATCGTTTACAAACAGAAGAAACTGTTTTTGCAATAAATGGCTTGTATTTTTCAATTAATTCATTTTGTAATTGTTTGTTTCCTTCTTGTATCAGTAACACTGTATCTTCCAGTGTGTTTTTTTTCTTACCTAGTCTAAACAAAAGGCTAAGCATGAAGGTTCACCTCTGTTTCCCCTTGATTCCTTTGTCTATAATAGCTAAATTACCAAGGGGACGCAAAGGAAGAAATATGAAGCAATCTTTCTTTTGTTTCAAAAAATAAGACAAATATTACAAAAACAGTGTCTTTAGTCCCGATAATTTCAAAAGGACTATCTCCTTATCTCTCTTATGCACAACGAATTAGTAGCTATCTTTCTCTACACTTAAACACCTTTAAGCATCATTCAATCCTTACTATTATCTCAACAATCCCTCCCCATATCTTTTACTTACTACATAGTTTCGTTTGTCATCATTTTTATAAGGGTGTAGGTAAAACTATTTTTTCTATTCTTTTTATAGGTCAAAGGATCTATCATTTGTTACAAATTTGATACAAAAAAAAAGAGACAGCTTATTTAAGAACACCACTCTCTTCCTTATTACTATGAAGAAAGTTACCCATGTTCTGAATAAGAATGCCTCAAGATAAATTTATTTACTGATTTTCTACATTTTTCAACGTGTCTTGATGAGTATATTCTTCTTCAATTTCCGTCTCCTTTGATAAAAACCAACCACCTATCGCAATTCCTGCTAACACAATCCAAAAAATCAGCTTCCACATTGGAGATTCAATAAAATGCTTAGAAACAATATCTATTTGAGGGTGTGCTAATGTGTAGAGAGAAAGTTTGACTCCAACCCACCCTACAATAACAAATGCAGCTGTTTCTAAACTTGGGCGCTTCTTTAAAAGCTTAACAAAATAAGTAGCTGCAAATCTCATAATGACTATACCAATAATTCCTCCTGCCAAAATTACAAGGAATTGTCCACCATCAATTCCTCCAATTGTAGGGAGAGTTGTAGCTGGTAGTGTCACAGCTAACGCTACAGCAGCAAGAATGGAATCTACAGCGAACGCCATATCTGCTAACTCTACCTTTAGAACAGTCCCCCAAAAACCGGATTCTTTTTTAACTGTCTTATCTTCATTTGTTTTCTTAAATACATATTTTTTAAGTATATGGTTAATCGCAATATACAATAAATAAATAGCACCTATTGCCTGTACTTGCCATACATTAACTAAGAAAGAAATTAAGAATAATGCTCCAAATCGTAAAACAAAAGCTCCAGCCAATCCATAAAATAAAGCTTTTTTCCGTTTTTCCTCAGGTAAATGCTTAACCATTACTGCCATCACTAATGCATTGTCTGCAGCCAATATACCTTCCAATGCAATTAAGACTAATAATACCCAACCATATTCAACTAATAAGGCAACATCCATTTGTATCTCCTCCTATGCTTGTTTTAATAGCCTAAAGATTTAGAAATAAAACGACCTATAAAGAAATATACTTACGTATTCTAAAATTCCCTAGTAGGCATAGGACCAATAAAAAAAGACCTTTGCCCACTTAGGCAAAGGTCTTGCTGAGCATGTAAATCACCGATCATGCCAACAAAGCCGATGGGATAAATCCCATGAAATGACGACTTTGTTTCCAGGTTTCCCTGGACGCTACTCCCCTTTGAAAGAAGAATATGAAGTTACTTTTACTATACGTTTATAAAGTAGGTCATGTCAATGTATTTTTAAAAGAAATTTTTTCATTTTTCTGAACAGTAGGTTGGAAAGTGCTGACTAAGAGTTTGAGGTAATGTCCATCTTTAAGTAACTTCTCAAGCCAACTTCACCTTTTGTTTTGCAACCTAGAAAAAGAAAGTGCTTTGTTATGAAAAGATCAACGGCATGCAGCCATGCTTTTAGGCATTTCCTAAGATGCTGCTTTTTCTATCCCTTTATTTTTTATTCCAAAGTGTATCGTTATGGTTTTCGTTTCCAGATCTTTTATTTTTCTTCCTTTGAATGAGCTTATAAATAAGAAAAAGCACAAGTAAACCAATCCCTATAGGCAAGATGTATTGATTTGCGAGTGAGCCAACATCTTCCCAATTCTCACCTAATTTAAAACCCAAATAAACGTAGATAAAGGTAATGGGGAACATGGCTAAAAAAGTATACATAGAAAAAGCCCAAACATTCATTTTAGACATCCCACATGGTATCGAAATGAGTGTACGAACCCCTGGTAGAAACCTTGCCGTAAATGCTACTACTGCACCGTTTTTTTCAAAGAAGTTATCGGCTTTTTGTAGCTTTTCTTCATTTAAAAAGAAATATTTTCCATACTTAAGTAAAATCGGTCTTCCACCATATCTTCCTACAGCATATAAGGTTAATGGACCTAATGTCCCACCAATTGTACCAGCTAACACAGTTCCCCAAAGTGTCATATCTCCTTGATATACCCAAAAACCAGCTAGTGGTAGGACAATCTCCGCTGGAACAAATTCTATCGTTAAAGCAAGCATAATTCCAAAATACGAAAGCTCTTTGAAATATTCAACAATTGTTAAAATAAGGCTTTCCACTTTATCATCACCTAATTTCGATCGATGTGTTCTATAAGCTATTATATTACACATATTCATAGAAACAGACAAGCGTTGTTTTAAAGGAGGAAGAAACATGGATTGGCTTCAAGCTTTTATTTTAGGAATCATTCAAGGATTAACAGAATTTATCCCAATTAGTAGTACTGGTCATCTCTATTTAGGCAGACTTTTCTTTGGTTTACAAGAAGCTGGACTTTATTTGGATACCATGCTTCACATCGGGACACTTATTGCTTTATTTGTTTTTTATAAAGATATCCTACTAAAGCTTCTGAGAAATCCCTTTAGTAAACTCACTTTTTTGTTGGTAGTCGGGACAATACCAGCTGTTATCGTCGGCCTGTTATTTAACGACTATTTTGAGGAGATATCAAAAACAGGTGTCACCATCGGCTGGGAATTTTTAGTGACAGGCTTATTTTTATGGTTTGCTGACTCCATTAAAAATGGAGCTAAAAAAGTGGAGGATATCAGTTTTTTTGATTCTTTGTTTATTGGCACCTTTCAAGCCTTTGCAATCTTCCCTGCTATTTCTAGGTCGGGAATGACGATTGTCGGGGCTTTAATAAGAAAACTTGATAAAGAAACAGCTGCATACTTTTCCTTTCTTCTCTCAATTCCAGCCATAACAGGAGGTGTTGTGTTTCAATTAAAAGATGTCGTTCAAGGAACTGTGCCAAGCATAAGTTTCCTGTCATTATTCATCGCAACTCTCTCCTCAGCTGTATTCGGATACATTGCAGTAAAATTCATGATTACCTTTGTCAAAAACAAATCACTCAAGCTATTCGCTATCTATGTCTGGATTCTTGGTGTAGGGATCATCCTATTGCAACAAGGTGCCTGACCCCCCAACACTTTAAACCATTAAAGAAGGTGTTAAAGGTAAAGGTCTAACCTATTACTTCTAGGAGAATTGGTATGTCTTTCCGCTTATAAATTGCCTTAGTGAGCTTCATGATAATAGATAATAAGAAGGAATTGATTGTGAAGGTAGGGATTACAATGCATACAATGTGGAAGGGCTCTATTAGCTTTGGTCTCGTTAACATACCCATTAAGTTATTTGCTGCAACTGAGGATAAAGATATTAAGCTGAGAACACTTCATAAAAAGTGTCACACACCCATTCAGTATGAGAAGAAGTGTCCAAATTGTGATGAAGAAATTTCTCAGGATGAAATTGTGAAGGGCTACGAGTATGTTAAAGGAAAGTATGTCGTCATTACAGATGAAGAGCTAAAAGAATTGAAAGACGAGCATGAGGATAAAACTGTTGAAATAATTGATTTTGTTAATATGAATGATATTGATCCTATCTATTTTAACCGTTCTTATTTCATAGGTCCTGGTGAAAATGGCGGAAAGGCTTATGCTCTTCTCCGCGAAGCATTAAATCAATCAGGTAAAATCGGCATTGCCGAAATAACGATTCGCTCCAAGCAACAACTTGCTATGGTTCGTGTTTATCAAAACTGCATTGTCATGGAAACTGTTCATTATCCTGATGAAGTAAGAAATGTGAGAGAGGTGCCTAGTGTACCTGAGCAAGTTGATGTGGGTTCAAAGGAATTAGATACAGCTATTATGCTAATTGACCAGCTAACAACTACTTTCGATCCAGAAAAATACAAGGATGATTATCGATTAGCTTTACAAGAATTAATTGATCGGAAAGTAAATCAGGATGAAGGAAAAACACCTACAGAAGCAGCACCACGTCAAAATGTAGTCGATTTAATGAGCGCACTGCAAGCTAGTATTGAAAAAACAAAAAAACCACAAAGTAAATCAACTAAACCTAAATCACAAACCATACCTAAAGCAGTAGGAGCTACAGACGTGTCATCTAACGCCGCGGGAACGAACCAAAACGCTCCCACCTCTTCCACTACTAAAAAAACCAAAACAGTGAGGAAGAAGGCCTAATATAAAAGGTGCCTGTCCCCC encodes the following:
- a CDS encoding alpha/beta-type small acid-soluble spore protein, which translates into the protein MARSSNKLLVPGIEQALDQVKYEIAQEFGVQLGSDTVARSNGSVGGEITKRLVAQAQSQLNSQKTE
- the sigI gene encoding RNA polymerase sigma factor SigI; its protein translation is MLSLLFRLGKKKNTLEDTVLLIQEGNKQLQNELIEKYKPFIAKTVSSVCKRYISEQDDEFSIGLIAFNDAIEKYSTDKGSSLLAFAELVIKRKVIDYIRKEARYPHTVHMDLAEEEENELSQSKIESDLSIEDYQRKVEQEQRREEIVYFQQLLKEFQLSFSEIVDQSPKHHDARQNALLVATQLIEDEELKNFLYTKKQLPVKQLETKVEVSRKTIERNRKYIIAMAIILSGDFVYLKDYIKGVLHS
- a CDS encoding Ku protein, whose amino-acid sequence is MHTMWKGSISFGLVNIPIKLFAATEDKDIKLRTLHKKCHTPIQYEKKCPNCDEEISQDEIVKGYEYVKGKYVVITDEELKELKDEHEDKTVEIIDFVNMNDIDPIYFNRSYFIGPGENGGKAYALLREALNQSGKIGIAEITIRSKQQLAMVRVYQNCIVMETVHYPDEVRNVREVPSVPEQVDVGSKELDTAIMLIDQLTTTFDPEKYKDDYRLALQELIDRKVNQDEGKTPTEAAPRQNVVDLMSALQASIEKTKKPQSKSTKPKSQTIPKAVGATDVSSNAAGTNQNAPTSSTTKKTKTVRKKA
- a CDS encoding DedA family protein; the encoded protein is MLALTIEFVPAEIVLPLAGFWVYQGDMTLWGTVLAGTIGGTLGPLTLYAVGRYGGRPILLKYGKYFFLNEEKLQKADNFFEKNGAVVAFTARFLPGVRTLISIPCGMSKMNVWAFSMYTFLAMFPITFIYVYLGFKLGENWEDVGSLANQYILPIGIGLLVLFLIYKLIQRKKNKRSGNENHNDTLWNKK
- a CDS encoding TerC family protein yields the protein MDVALLVEYGWVLLVLIALEGILAADNALVMAVMVKHLPEEKRKKALFYGLAGAFVLRFGALFLISFLVNVWQVQAIGAIYLLYIAINHILKKYVFKKTNEDKTVKKESGFWGTVLKVELADMAFAVDSILAAVALAVTLPATTLPTIGGIDGGQFLVILAGGIIGIVIMRFAATYFVKLLKKRPSLETAAFVIVGWVGVKLSLYTLAHPQIDIVSKHFIESPMWKLIFWIVLAGIAIGGWFLSKETEIEEEYTHQDTLKNVENQ
- a CDS encoding anti-sigma factor domain-containing protein, coding for MKRGVVVEKNDDFVTLLTPDGQFLKAKNTNELYELGEEISFLPHLSEQEEAGTREDQAKRKLSDIFQLKKVRIGALSAFAIMFLFISFLPFFTQDKVYAYMSIDINPSFEIEIDDHLNVIELEPINEEAIKLVTELTEWKQKPFKEVVNQIITESKREGYVYPGKEIVIATVMKKEDEQVESKLEEDLNQIRDSYEKDEMVVKTIEATDETRDKAKRQGISTGKYLELKKEEESESDEKTQPILDEKDEGQTDEVLVPKTPSTNLIEKTPTTIDPDTKSDWENSAKEKLNDTKKQLQDAKGSIQNKSENKTIIKIEKLQEKDEVKQEKQQKKEMKNQRKQERQIKKREDQVEKKQKTIQKKLEKQQEQIEKKQEKYNRNRND
- a CDS encoding undecaprenyl-diphosphate phosphatase, with protein sequence MDWLQAFILGIIQGLTEFIPISSTGHLYLGRLFFGLQEAGLYLDTMLHIGTLIALFVFYKDILLKLLRNPFSKLTFLLVVGTIPAVIVGLLFNDYFEEISKTGVTIGWEFLVTGLFLWFADSIKNGAKKVEDISFFDSLFIGTFQAFAIFPAISRSGMTIVGALIRKLDKETAAYFSFLLSIPAITGGVVFQLKDVVQGTVPSISFLSLFIATLSSAVFGYIAVKFMITFVKNKSLKLFAIYVWILGVGIILLQQGA